The genomic stretch CATTGGCAAGATCAACATCACCCTTAGCTAGAGCCGCACGAATATTTGAGCTACTAATTCTGATCGGAGTTGGATCTTTGAGGAGCATCGTCTGCTCTGGAATTACCGTGAGGCGATCGCCCCAAATACTTTTTAAGTCAGTAATATTACCCTGACGTTTCTGCCCAAAATGAAAATCAAAGCCAACGCTGATTAATTCCACCTGCAAAGAATCAATCAAAATTTGCTGCATAAATTCCGCAGCCGTTAGTTTGGCAAGATCCGCATCAAATGCCAGCAAAACTAGCTGCTCCACCCCAAGGGATTCAAGTAGGGCAACTTTTTCGTCAAAGGGGGCAAGTAGCGATCGCGGTTGTTTACTAAAAAATTCTTGAGGATGAGGCGAAAACGAAACAACGGTACTCGTTAAATGTTGATCGTGATTGCTCAAAGCAGATGGCAAAATCGGCTCAATCACATGGCGATGCCCTATATGCACGCCATCAAAGTTACCGAGGGCGATCGCAGTAGGACGGGAAATCTGGGTTGGGTCAAATATTACTCTCACACTTAATATTTTGACACAATTCTGGGATGTGATCTCAGTACTAATTTTGGGTTTTGTTGCACCTATAGCAATGAAAGAGATAGCTAGGGCAAATCAAAACCCAAATAAACAAAGACGGCGCTTCGCGCCGTCTTTGTTTATTTGGGTTTTATCTCCTAAGCAAAACTTTCACTGCTATATGATGCGACAAAACCCAAAATTTAGTTTTTGTCATGACATTCTGGTATGTTTGAGATCCCGCCGTTAGCTTACTATCCATGACCGTTAGAGAAACATTTCGCCGCACCAAAATTGTCGCTACTATTGGTCCCGCAACCAGTAGCCCTGATATGATTCGCCAGCTTATTGAAGCAGGCGCAACTACATTTCGTTTAAACTTTTCCCACGGAACCCATGCAGATCACCATCGCAGCATCTGCAATATTCGCCAAGTATCTAGCGAACTAAATCAACCCGTCGGTATTCTACAAGACTTACAGGGTCCCAAAATTCGCCTTGGGGTATTTAAAGATGGGCCCATTACTTTAAACAAAGGCGATAAATTTACCCTAACTAGCCGCCAAGTTCCAGGAACCTCGGAAATTAGCTGCATTACTTATGAAACCCTTGCTGAAGAAGTACCTGTTGGTGCGGTCATCATGCTCGATGATGGCAAGGTAGAAATGGTCGTCGAAGCTGTTAATGCAGAATTAGGCGATCTTTATTGTCGTGTGGTTATTGGTGGCACACTATCGAATAACAAAGGTGTCAATTTTCCAAATGTCCACTTATCTGTCAGTGCTATGACAGATAAGGATCGCGAAGATTTGCGCTTTGGTCTGTCGGAAGGTGTGGATTGGGTAGCATTGAGTTTTGTTTGCACACCTGAAGATGTACTTGAAGTTAAAGATTTAATTGCTGCCTCGGGGCGTAAGGCTAGCGTCGTTGCCAAAATCGAGAAGCATGAAGCGATCGCCAATATGGAAGCGATTCTCTCGGTATGTGATGGCGTAATGGTGGCGCGGGGTGATTTGGGTGTAGAAATCCCTGCTGAAGATGTACCGATCGCCCAAAAGCAATTAATTAAAACCGCTAATCGTTTGGGTATTCCCGTCATTACGGCTACCCAAATGCTCGATAGCATGGTGAACAATCCCCGTGCGACCCGTGCCGAAATTTCCGACGTAGCCAACGCGATCATCGATGGAACCGATGCTGTCATGCTTTCTAACGAAACTGCGGTCGGTAAATATCCGATCTTGGCAGTAGAAACGATGGCAAGAATTGCCGTTCGCATCGAAAGAGAACAGGATCTCCAAATGCAACCCCTTGAGAGTATGGGTCGCGCCGTACCTAATGCGATCAGTCAAGCGGTTGGTAGTATCGCCATGCAGCTAAATGCCGCCGCGATCGTGACTTTAACAAAAACAGGTTCGACAGCCCGCAACGTTAGCAAATTCCGTCCCCCGATTCCCATTTTGGCAGTTACGCCCAATGTCCAAGTCGCTCGACGCTTGCAAATGGTTTGGGGGGTGCAGCCCTTAGTCCTAGTTTCCTTGCCATCCGCCCGACAAAACTTTGAAGCGGCTCTCAACCTTGCTCAAGAAATGAAGTTACTTTCCGCAGGTGATTTAGTAGTTATGTCCGCAGGTACGTTACAGGATGTGGCTGGTTCAACGGACTTAATTAAGGTTGAATTTGTATCATCGGTAGTGGGCAAAGGCT from Pseudanabaena sp. Chao 1811 encodes the following:
- a CDS encoding bifunctional riboflavin kinase/FAD synthetase translates to MRVIFDPTQISRPTAIALGNFDGVHIGHRHVIEPILPSALSNHDQHLTSTVVSFSPHPQEFFSKQPRSLLAPFDEKVALLESLGVEQLVLLAFDADLAKLTAAEFMQQILIDSLQVELISVGFDFHFGQKRQGNITDLKSIWGDRLTVIPEQTMLLKDPTPIRISSSNIRAALAKGDVDLANALLGRPYNLVGKVIQGKQLGRTIGFPTANLDLPAQKCLPRDGVYAVQVSISSSPKPLFGVMNIGLRPTVNGDRRSVEVHLFDWQGDLYDQELNVDLVKFIRPEHKFSSLEALKDQIQADCQTALSHFAVLA
- the pyk gene encoding pyruvate kinase, with translation MTVRETFRRTKIVATIGPATSSPDMIRQLIEAGATTFRLNFSHGTHADHHRSICNIRQVSSELNQPVGILQDLQGPKIRLGVFKDGPITLNKGDKFTLTSRQVPGTSEISCITYETLAEEVPVGAVIMLDDGKVEMVVEAVNAELGDLYCRVVIGGTLSNNKGVNFPNVHLSVSAMTDKDREDLRFGLSEGVDWVALSFVCTPEDVLEVKDLIAASGRKASVVAKIEKHEAIANMEAILSVCDGVMVARGDLGVEIPAEDVPIAQKQLIKTANRLGIPVITATQMLDSMVNNPRATRAEISDVANAIIDGTDAVMLSNETAVGKYPILAVETMARIAVRIEREQDLQMQPLESMGRAVPNAISQAVGSIAMQLNAAAIVTLTKTGSTARNVSKFRPPIPILAVTPNVQVARRLQMVWGVQPLVLVSLPSARQNFEAALNLAQEMKLLSAGDLVVMSAGTLQDVAGSTDLIKVEFVSSVVGKGLSIGSGMVHGRARVAFHHLDVRDFNEGEILVIDRTDADFIDVIRKAAAVITEDANLDSHAVVIGRRLGIPILVGVKNATGFIRDGEPLSINFSKGMIYSGSRSDDLAF